CTGATCCCCGGCGCGCCCGGTTCGAGGTCATGGAGGACGAGGCCCACCAGCCCTTCCAGGAGGTCCCGGACCAGTGGAACGCCCGCGTCGACGCCTTCTGGCGGGAAGTTGAGGCACGGGGCTGAAAGCTAACCGAGCACATAACTGCGCCACTTACGCTGCCCCGCGACCTGCGAGAACAAGGCTTAGCACGGCGCTCGGCCGCCGATCCATGGGTAAGGACGGGGGCCACTGGGTGGTTGTAACGCCGACACAGCAGCAGTCATTTACTACTCCAGGATATTGCGGCCCTGACGTTCGTCCGTGACCTGGGCGACCTGCGGCTAGCGCAATCAGGCGCTAGCAGTACTCCGTTAGGTTGGGTGGGCTGCTGGGTGCAGCCATGGGGTCGAGCGGGGCAGGGTGCGCTGGCAGAGGGGACACGTGCCGGCCCAACAGGCGACCAGGAATTGCAGCTCGCGCAATGCCTGGAAGGTGGTCAGGCCGACGCACGGGCTTTGGGTCCAGCCGCTCCAAGGTGACGAAGGCGTGCGCGACCGACACCAAGGTCACATGGTGGTGCCAGCCCAGCCAGGAGCGCCCCTCGAAATGGTCCAGCCCGAGCGCGTCCTTCAGCTCGCGATAGTCGTGTTCCACTCGCCAGCGCAGCTTGGCCAGACCCACCAGCTGCTCAAGGGGGGTGGTCTCGGGCAAGTTCGCGAGCCAGTACTTGACCGGCTCGGGCTCGCCCGCAGGCCACTCGGCCACCAGCCAGCGCACCGCCAGCTGGCCGCCTTGGGTGGCACGGCGCAGCTTGACCCCGGCCGGCCGCACCCGCAGGGCGGCAAACCGCGAGGCCAGCTGCTCGCCGTCGGCGCCTTCGCGCCAGGTGACCGTCGTGGCCGCCTGCGCGCTGGCGGCCAGCACCAGCTGCCGCAGCGACGAGCGGTGCTGGCGGTAGCGGGGCACCGGCCGCCGCCCGCGTCCCGCGTACGCCGCCAGCTCAGGCACGACATCCTCGGGATAGGCGCTGAGCGTGCCCGGGACCTGCACCACGTAGACCAACCCGCGCTGCTCCAGGCCGAGCCGGAACTCGCCGACCTCGCCGTAGGCGGCGTCGGCCAGCACCACCGGCGGGGCAAGGCCCCAGGCGACCAGCTCGTCGAGCAATGCCAGCGCCAGCTGCCACTTGGGCCGGTGGCGCTGGTCGGCGGGCACGTGGGCCTTGCGGCGCCGCTGGAGGTCAGCGTCCCACTCCTCGGGCAAGAACAGCTGCCAGTCCAGCGGGCAGCTGGCCTGGTCGGTGACCGCGTGCACGCTCACGCCGACCTGGCAGTTGGCCACCTTGCCCAGCGCCCCGCAGTACTGCGGTGCGACCCCTACCGAGTGGCGGCCGAACTTGGGGAAGCCGGTGTCATCGATCACCCACGCGGCCGGCCCGATGGCGGCGGTCATGCGCTCGGCGAGCCGGCGACGCACCGGCACCGGGTCCCAGGGGCTCTGGTTGACGAACTGCTGCAGCGCCTGCTCCAGCGCGTCGGCATCCGCGTCAGGGTCACCGCGGGCCAGCCGAGCGGCCATCGGCTGGACCGACTTGCGCCTGCCGTCCAACAGCAGCCCGCGCAGGTAGCTGTGGCCCCAGCGGCGCTGATCCTTGCGGGGGAAAGACTGGAACAGGTCCTCGGCGAAGGTGGTCAGGCGGGTGCGGATGCGGCGAAGTTGTGTGGGTGTCACGGTGTCCCACCAGCGCGGTGGCGCGCTCCTTTCGGCTGGGTCTATCGCTTCAAAGGGGTACACCTCAGAGCGGCATGCCCACAAGACCTAACGGAGTACTGCTAGAACACTGATGTCGATTGGTGGGTGGCGTTCGTGGTCGTAGGCGACCAGCGAGCGCTTGACC
The Actinomycetota bacterium DNA segment above includes these coding regions:
- a CDS encoding alpha/beta hydrolase gives rise to the protein DPRRARFEVMEDEAHQPFQEVPDQWNARVDAFWREVEARG
- a CDS encoding IS701 family transposase, whose translation is MTPTQLRRIRTRLTTFAEDLFQSFPRKDQRRWGHSYLRGLLLDGRRKSVQPMAARLARGDPDADADALEQALQQFVNQSPWDPVPVRRRLAERMTAAIGPAAWVIDDTGFPKFGRHSVGVAPQYCGALGKVANCQVGVSVHAVTDQASCPLDWQLFLPEEWDADLQRRRKAHVPADQRHRPKWQLALALLDELVAWGLAPPVVLADAAYGEVGEFRLGLEQRGLVYVVQVPGTLSAYPEDVVPELAAYAGRGRRPVPRYRQHRSSLRQLVLAASAQAATTVTWREGADGEQLASRFAALRVRPAGVKLRRATQGGQLAVRWLVAEWPAGEPEPVKYWLANLPETTPLEQLVGLAKLRWRVEHDYRELKDALGLDHFEGRSWLGWHHHVTLVSVAHAFVTLERLDPKPVRRPDHLPGIARAAIPGRLLGRHVSPLPAHPAPLDPMAAPSSPPNLTEYC